A portion of the Gymnogyps californianus isolate 813 chromosome 25, ASM1813914v2, whole genome shotgun sequence genome contains these proteins:
- the SIK2 gene encoding serine/threonine-protein kinase SIK2 produces the protein MVMAEPRRPPPLLPRGLGPVRVGFYDIEGTLGKGNFAVVKLARHRITRSEVAIKIIDKSQLDAVNLEKIYREVQIMKMLDHPHIIKLYQVMETKSMLYLVTEFAKNGEIFDYLASHGRLSESEARRKFWQILSAVEYCHGRKIVHRDLKAENLLLDNNMNIKIADFGFGNFYKSGEPLTTWCGSPPYAAPEVFEGQQYEGPQLDIWSMGVVLYVLVCGALPFDGPTLPILRQRVLEGRFRIPYFMSEECEHLIRRMLVLDPSKRLTIAQIKEHKWMLIEVPAQRPILYPPGGENEPSIGEYNEQVLRLMHSLGIDQQKTIESLQNKSYNHFAAIYYLLVERLKSHRSSFPVEQRLDARQRRPSTIAEQTVAKAQAVVPSVNLHSQNARLLQSPGLPSASGAEAFSFPPSNCQRETAFMEEERVETPKVNGCLLDPVPPMVMRKGCQSLPTSMMETSIDEGIETEGESEDDPAQAFAALQAARCGKRRHTLAEVTNQLVMMPGTGRVYSLDENSSLGSIDSEYDMGSIRRDIKFLEDTPSLKEVVLTNQQAPKMTTPFIGLRPANPAMQALTSQKRETHNRSPVSFREGRRASDTSLTQGIVAFRQHLQNLARTKGILELNKVQLLYEQMGSEEEPSLTSTATQLQDLINSPPQEEASQQQQEVAPAFPNGAHPPLLSRRQSLETQYLQHRLQKPTLLSKAQNTCQLYGKELPRSLEQQLQEHRLHQKRLFLQKQSQLQAYFNQMQIAETSYPRSSQVPLSCQEEQQQQSTQFSLQQPLSPVMEPSSEQMQYDPFLSQYQKVQLDPLPPSQITSSSHLSSPVQVQQPPQSLQYSYQTCELPVVTSSEPDYPDQCQYSMDPAQQSRVALPDSQSSSASHESQSTYDALTLSELPGLFDCEMMETVDPQHSGYVLVN, from the exons GTGGCAATAAAAATCATTGACAAGTCTCAACTGGATGCTGTGAATCTGGAGAAGATATACCGAGAAGTGCAGATAATGAAAATGCTTGATCACCCACACATTATAAAGCTCTACCAG GTGATGGAGACCAAAAGCATGTTGTACCTTGTGACAGAATTTGccaaaaatggagaaattttCG attaCCTCGCCAGCCATGGCCGTCTAAGTGAGTCTGAGGCCAGGCGCAAATTCTGGCAGATCCTCTCAGCAGTGGAGTATTGCCATGGTCGAAAGATTGTTCACCGTGACCTGAAGGCTGAAAATCTTTTGCTTGACAACAACATGAACATCAAAATAGCAG ATTTTGGATTTGGAAATTTCTATAAGAGTGGTGAGCCTCTGACAACATGGTGTGGAAGCCCACCATATGCAGCCCCAGAAGTCTTTGAAGGACAGCAATACGAGGGACCCCAGCTGGATATCTGG AGCATGGGTGTAGTTCTTTATGTTTTGGTCTGTGGAGCATTACCTTTTGATGGACCAACACTCCCCATACTGAGGCAACGAGTTCTTGAAGGAAGGTTCAGGATCCCTTATTTTATGTCAGAAG aGTGTGAACATCTGATTAGAAGAATGTTGGTCCTAGACCCATCCAAACGGTTAACTATTGCTCAGATTAAGGAGCACAAGTGGATGCTTATAGAAGTTCCTGCACAGAGACCTATTCTTTATCCACCAGGAGGGGAGAATGAGCCTTCCATTGGAGAGTATAATGAGCAGGTCTTACGGCTAATGCACAGCCTTGGAATAGACCAACAGAAAACTATTGAG tctctgcagaACAAGAGTTATAACCACTTTGCTGCTATCTATTACTTGTTAGTGGAAAGACTCAAATCACATCGGAGTAGCTTCCCTGTGGAACAGAGACTTGATGCCCGTCAGCGTCGGCCAAGCACCATTGCTGAGCAGACAGTAGCCAAG gCACAAGCTGTGGTACCCTCAGTTAACTTGCATTCACAAAATGCAAGGTTGTTGCAGTCTCCAGGTCTTCCCTCAGCTTCAGGAGCTGAAGCCTTTTCATTCCCTCCATCCAACTGCCAGAGAGAGACAGCATTtatggaggaagaaagagttGAGACACCAAAG GTAAATGGCTGCTTGCTAGATCCTGTACCTCCCATGGTGATGAGGAAAGGATGCCAATCACTGCCTACCAGCATGATGGAAACTTCTATTGATGAAGGAATAGAGACAGAAGGCGAGTCAGAAGATGACCCTGCACAGGCATTTGCAGCCCTCCAAGCAGCTCGCTGTGGGAAGCGACGTCACACTCTGGCAGAAGTTACCAACCAGTTGGTGATGATGCCAGGCACAG GGAGAGTCTACTCACTGGATGAAAACTCATCTCTGGGCAGTATTGATTCAGAGTATGACATGGGATCCATTCGGAGAGATATTAAATTCCTGGAAGACACTCCTTCCTTGAAAGAAGTGGTGCTAACTAACCAACAAGCGCCCAAAATGACAACACCTTTCATAGGTCTGAGACCTGCCAATCCAGCCATGCAGGCACTCACCTCCCAAAAGCGAGAGACCCACAACCGCTCTCCTGTCAGTTTCCGAGAGGGGCGCAGAGCTTCTGACACATCCCTCACACAAG GAATTGTAGCATTTAGACAGCACCTCCAGAATCTGGCACGAACCAAAGGAATCCTGGAACTGAACAAAGTCCAGCTGCTGTATGAACAGATGGGATCAGAAGAAGAACCTTCTCTGACATCCACTGCCACCCAGTTGCAGGACCTCATTAATAGTCCTCCGCAG gaggaagcatctcagcagcagcaggaagttGCGCCTGCTTTCCCTAATGGTGCACATCCCCCACTATTATCCAGACGGCAGAGCTTAGAAACACAGTACTTACAACACAGGCTCCAG aaaCCCACTCTACTATCAAAAGCTCAGAATACTTGTCAGCTATACGGCAAAGAATTGCCCCGGAGTCTGGAACAGCAGTTACAGGAGCACAG GCTGCATCAGAAGCGACTCTTTCTCCAGAAGCAGTCCCAGCTGCAGGCCTATTTTAACCAGATGCAAATAGCTGAGACCTCCTACCCAAGGTCAAGTCAAGTGCCACTTTCAtgccaggaggagcagcagcagcaatcaaCCCAGTTCAGCTTGCAGCAGCCTCTGAGTCCTGTGATGGAGCCTTCCTCAGAACAAATGCAATATGACCCCTTCCTCAGTCAGTACCAGAAGGTACAGCTGGATCCGCTGCCACCCTCCCAGATCACCAGCTCATCCCACTTGTCATCACCAGTTCAGGTGCAGCAGCCACCACAGTCGTTACAATATTCATATCAGACTTGTGAATTGCCTGTTGTCACCTCTTCTGAGCCAGACTACCCCGACCAGTGCCAGTATTCCATGGACCCAGCACAACAGAGCAGAGTAGCATTGCCTGacagccagagcagctcagcatcTCATGAGTCCCAGTCCACCTATGATGCATTAACCCTCTCGGAATTGCCCGGACTCTTTGATTGTGAGATGATGGAGACTGTAGATCCCCAGCACAGTGGCTATGTCCTGGTGAATTAA